One genomic window of Quercus robur chromosome 6, dhQueRobu3.1, whole genome shotgun sequence includes the following:
- the LOC126689726 gene encoding cell wall / vacuolar inhibitor of fructosidase 1-like, translating into MRTLVFIVLVYVVFQIIFLSSSQCAKLSSNDDNLIEQTCKKTPNYRLCISSLKSDPKSATADVTGLALIMVKVLNTTATRTLIHINSLLHHSPSPKIKKALLSCADMYYNGIITADVPVSIEALTKGDPKFADDSTLDAAKEATLCEEGFSGNSPLTVDNTNVNNVARVTEAIVKLLL; encoded by the coding sequence ATGAGAACTTTGGTGTTCATAGTTCTTGTTTATGTTGTCTTTCAAATCATATTTCTATCATCAAGTCAATGTGCCAAACTGAGTTCCAATGATGACAATTTGATTGAGCAAACATGCAAGAAAACACCAAACTACCGTCTTTGCATCTCTTCCCTTAAATCAGATCCTAAAAGTGCCACAGCAGATGTTACAGGGCTAGCTCTCATAATGGTTAAAGTACTCAACACCACGGCAACTCGAACTCTAATCCACATCAATAGCCTTCTTCATCATAGCCCAAGTCCTAAGATAAAGAAAGCATTACTTTCTTGTGCTGATATGTACTATAATGGCATTATAACTGCTGATGTTCCAGTGTCCATTGAAGCTTTAACTAAGGGCGATCCTAAGTTTGCCGATGATAGTACACTCGATGCTGCCAAAGAGGCCACTTTATGTGAAGAAGGTTTCTCAGGCAATTCACCACTGACTGTTGACAACACAAATGTGAACAATGTCGCAAGAGTTACTGAGGCCATTGTCAAGCTATTGCTTTAA
- the LOC126688878 gene encoding cell wall / vacuolar inhibitor of fructosidase 1, with protein sequence MRNSVSPTSIFLMLLLLLLHVPFIQCSIFPLDDESGNLIEHTCKKTSHYDLCLSSLQSNPQSATADVKGLAQIMADILLANVTDTLNYIEGLIKQSPEPELERSLTYCAELYIPVVKYTLPQAIDALSKGHYRFANYGISDVAKEADTCEKKFSGSIQSPLTDWNNLVDGLSDVAVDIVNILLKG encoded by the coding sequence atgaggaattcaGTCTCTCCAACCTCTATCTTTCttatgcttcttcttcttcttcttcatgtaCCATTCATTCAATGCTCCATCTTTCCATTGGATGATGAAAGTGGCAATTTGATAGAACACACATGCAAGAAAACATCCCATTATGACCTTTGCCTCTCATCTTTGCAATCAAACCCTCAAAGCGCCACTGCAGATGTCAAAGGCCTAGCCCAGATAATGGCTGATATTCTATTGGCAAATGTAACTGATACACTGAATTACATAGAGGGCCTGATTAAGCAATCCCCTGAACCAGAGCTAGAGAGATCTTTGACTTATTGTGCAGAATTATACATCCCTGTAGTGAAGTACACTCTCCCACAGGCTATAGATGCTTTGAGTAAAGGTCATTACAGGTTTGCCAACTATGGTATATCAGATGTTGCAAAGGAAGCAGATACATGTGAAAAGAAATTCTCAGGCTCAATCCAGTCACCACTGACTGATTGGAACAATCTTGTGGATGGCCTCTCTGATGTGGCTGTAGACATTGTCAATATATTGCTGAAGGGTTAG
- the LOC126688877 gene encoding uncharacterized protein LOC126688877, with translation MDHTIPREKDFEVDLESGVTISEENSSKVPVLGAVKQAKTLLGKICSRFVDGSINSEDTDSLCGNVLNSDGVSPENVKVVNNKVLEGEQPKDYVEKTPMREKRKKTSNKKAPKPPRPPRGPSLDAADQKLIREISELAMLKRARIERMKALKKMKASKSQSSNSSSIFAMVLTVLFCLVVIFQGMSSKTSSPVSFQGSPVSARATEGGLISVQYYAFPSASEPDGPGSGSPNLVEQIAGSDPSEKLTRVVG, from the exons ATGGATCATACGATTCCAAGAGAGAAAGATTTTGAAGTTGATCTTGAAAGTGGGGTAACAATTAGTGAAGAAAATTCAAGCAAAGTCCCTGTTTTGGGTGCTGTAAAGCAGGCAAAGACATTGCTAGGGAAGATTTGCAGCAGGTTTGTTGATGGTTCAATCAATAGCGAAGATACAGATAGCTTGTGTGGCAACGTGTTAAATTCTGATGGAGTTTCTCCTGAGAATGTTAAGGTGGTTAACAACAAGGTATTGGAGGGGGAACAGCCCAAAgattatgtggagaagacaccGATGAGGGAGAAACGTAAAAAGACAAGCAATAAAAAGGCTCCAAAACCTCCAAGACCTCCGAGAGGTCCATCATTGGATGCAGCTGACCAAAAGCTTATTAGGGAGATCTCTGAACTTGCCATGTTGAAGCGTGCTAGGATTGAGCGGATGAAAGccttgaagaagatgaaagcttCTAAGTCACAATCTTCAAATAGCAGCAGCATATTTGCCATGGTGTTGACTGTTCTCTTCTGTCTTGTGGTAATCTTTCAAG GAATGTCATCTAAAACAAGTTCACCAGTAAGCTTCCAGGGTTCTCCTGTGTCAGCAAGAGCAACAGAGGGTGGTTTGATTTCAGTTCAGTACTATGCATTTCCATCTGCAAGTGAGCCTGATGGACCTGGTTCTGGTTCTCCTAA TTTAGTAGAGCAGATTGCTGGATCAGATCCGTCGGAAAAGTTGACAAGAGTTGTGGGATGA
- the LOC126688880 gene encoding galactokinase has product MAKHEELPIPVFSSLEPVYGDGSQVEEAQLRFDNFKSKFVQVFGHAPHVFARSPGRVNLIGEHIDYEGYSVLPMAIRQDTIVAIRKHDEGEGEKVLRIANVSDKYPMCTYPADFDQEIDLKNHRWGHYFICGYKGYYEYAKSKGVNVGEPVGLDILVDGTVPTGSGLSSSAAFVCSSTIAIMAAFDVNFPKKEIAQLTCECERHIGTQSGGMDQAISIMAKSGFAELIDFNPIHATDVQLPAGGTFIIAHSLAESQKAVTAATNYNNRVVECRLAAIVLGIKLGMKPQEAISNVKTLSDVEGLCISFASPRGSSDPVLSVKEFLKEEPYTAEEIEIITEEKLTSIFGDSPTSLDVLSAAKHFKLHQRAAHVYSEAKRVHAFKDTVASDLSEEDKLKKLGDLMNESHHSCSVLYECSCPELEELVQTCREHGALGARLTGAGWGGCAVALVKESIVPQFILNLKERFYQSTIDKGTINKNDLGLYVFASKPSSGAAIFKF; this is encoded by the exons CGAAGAAGCTCAGCTTCGTTTCGACAATTTCAAGTCCAAGTTTGTCCAAGTTTTCGGTCACGCTCCTCACGTTTTCGCTCGCTCTCCAG GGAGAGTGAACTTGATTGGAGAGCACATCGACTATGAAGGTTACTCGGTGCTGCCAATGGCGATACGGCAAGACACGATTGTGGCTATTAGGAAGCACGATGAGGGAGAAGGCGAAAAGGTTCTTAGAATCGCAAATGTTAGTGATAAGTACCCTATGTGTACGTATCCCGCTGATTTTGATCAG GAAATTGACTTGAAGAATCACAGATGGGgccattattttatttgtgg GTACAAAGGTTATTATGAATATGCTAAATCAAAAGGAGTGAATGTTGGTGAACCAGTTGGACTTGATATTCTTGTTGATGGAACAGTTCCCACAG gATCTGGACTATCAAGCTCTGCAGCATTTGTTTGCTCTTCCACAATTGCGATAATGGCTGCTTTTGACGTAAACTTTCCTAAG AAAGAAATTGCCCAACTTACATGTGAATGTGAACGACACATTGGAACACAATCCGGTGGAATGGATCAG GCAATTTCTATTATGGCCAAATCTGGGTTCGCAGAGCTGATTGATTTCAACCCTATTCATGCTACTGACGTTCAACTTCCTGCTGGTGGGACGTTTATAATAGCCCATTCCCTGGCAGAATCTCAGAAAGCAGTCACTGCTGCTACAAATTACAATAACAGGGTTGTTGAATGCCGGCTGGCTGCT ATTGTGCTCGGTATAAAGCTGGGAATGAAACCACAAGAGGCAATATCAAATGTAAAAACTCTTTCTGATGTTGAAGGATTATGCATATCATTTGCCAGTCCTCGTGGCTCTTCTGATCCTGTACTCTCTGTCAag GAATTTCTGAAAGAGGAACCTTATACCGCTGAAGAGATTGAGATAATCACAGAGGAAAAGCTAACATCAATTTTTGGAGATTCTCCAACTTCTTTGGATGTGTTGAGTGCTGCCAAGCACTTTAAGTTACATCAG CGAGCTGCTCATGTTTATTCTGAGGCCAAGCGGGTACATGCCTTTAAGGACACTGTAGCATCAGATTTAAG TGAGGAGGACAAGCTAAAGAAGCTTGGTGACCTTATGAATGAGAGCCATCACAGCTGTAGTGTTTTATATGAGTGCAG CTGTCCGGAGTTGGAAGAACTTGTACAGACATGTCGGGAACATGGTGCACTTGGGGCAAGGCTTACAGGAGCTGGATGGGGTGGTTGCGCGGTCGCTTTGGTGAAAGAGAGCATTGTTCCACAGTTTATCCTCAATTTGAAG GAACGCTTCTATCAATCAACGATTGACAAAGGGACTATTAACAAGAATGATCTAGGCCTCTATGTTTTTGCTTCGAAGCCGTCAAGTGGTGCTGCtattttcaagttttag